A section of the Methanofollis sp. UBA420 genome encodes:
- a CDS encoding ABC transporter permease has product MTAVLLLALFLASGLAAQSGVHLQDGLYAAVTDDPDVAAVLAHDPLFTVHLVDSATLSRGLAGYDLIISGGRTYTAETEKGQAALSAFATAWRHYRNTVYTAEDDLFAAYPLWIDTVEVTSELDFTATESGQTISLQPQGESVPSPSGPVEEVPTPPPVQAMPTGDLKEKLASDGSDQVSRYVDMVSGGPDLGHFKTPSQLAPPLPFDSLIYVFVFIFPLYFTSQFYMMTIANERVDRRGEALLSTPAGPLAIILGKAVPYFFLMLAVSSAIILLTGGSFLVLLPLVPVIVFFLAAALLIGMTARSFRELSFLSIFFSTVITSYLFFPSIFANVHAISRISPLTLVVLQFEGTGFSAADYLYATALFWLSSAAVLWLCVRNFNEERLFSQESLTSRIISFVRGAMARAHPIASLVALNACIIPLVFMVQLMYLVLLFNIPMPFSLILLILLAAATEEVAKSIGIIAVLRGTPGTFTWKNLVLAAVATGAGFLIGEKLLLFVMIAQVTGSVFGTILFSGVGLLWVPFLLHAGGAFILGAAVKAGGRRMYLPGLVIAAGVHALYNLILIGGAV; this is encoded by the coding sequence ATGACCGCCGTCCTGCTCCTCGCCCTCTTCCTGGCATCAGGCCTGGCGGCCCAGAGCGGCGTCCACCTCCAGGACGGACTCTATGCCGCCGTCACCGACGACCCGGACGTCGCCGCCGTCCTTGCACACGACCCCCTCTTCACCGTGCACCTCGTCGACAGTGCGACTCTCTCGCGGGGCCTCGCGGGATACGACCTGATCATCAGCGGCGGCCGGACATATACCGCGGAGACGGAGAAGGGCCAGGCCGCGCTCTCGGCCTTTGCAACGGCCTGGCGGCACTACAGGAACACCGTCTACACCGCGGAGGACGACCTCTTCGCCGCCTACCCCCTCTGGATCGACACCGTCGAAGTGACCAGCGAACTCGACTTCACGGCGACGGAGAGCGGACAGACCATCTCCCTGCAGCCGCAGGGGGAGAGCGTGCCGTCCCCCTCCGGACCTGTCGAGGAGGTGCCGACCCCCCCGCCAGTGCAGGCCATGCCGACCGGCGACCTGAAAGAGAAACTCGCCTCTGATGGGAGCGATCAGGTCTCCCGGTACGTGGACATGGTCTCCGGCGGGCCAGACCTCGGGCATTTCAAAACCCCCTCGCAACTCGCCCCTCCCCTCCCCTTCGACTCTCTCATCTACGTCTTCGTCTTCATCTTCCCCCTGTACTTCACCTCCCAGTTCTACATGATGACGATCGCGAACGAACGCGTCGACAGGCGCGGCGAGGCCCTCCTCTCCACCCCCGCGGGGCCGCTCGCGATCATCCTCGGCAAGGCAGTCCCGTACTTCTTCCTGATGCTCGCCGTCTCCTCGGCGATCATCCTCCTGACCGGCGGTTCGTTCCTCGTCCTCCTCCCTCTGGTCCCGGTGATCGTCTTCTTCCTGGCGGCGGCCCTCCTCATCGGCATGACGGCCCGGAGTTTCCGGGAACTCTCCTTCCTCTCCATCTTCTTCTCGACCGTCATCACGTCGTACCTCTTCTTCCCCTCGATCTTCGCAAACGTCCACGCGATCAGCAGGATATCGCCGCTGACCCTTGTCGTCCTCCAATTCGAAGGCACCGGTTTCTCGGCCGCGGACTACCTCTATGCCACCGCCCTCTTCTGGCTCTCCTCCGCCGCCGTCCTCTGGCTCTGCGTGCGGAACTTCAACGAAGAGAGACTCTTTTCGCAGGAGAGCCTCACCTCCCGGATCATCTCCTTCGTCAGGGGGGCGATGGCGCGGGCGCACCCGATCGCCTCTCTCGTCGCCCTCAACGCCTGCATCATCCCCCTCGTCTTCATGGTGCAGTTGATGTACCTCGTCCTCCTCTTCAACATCCCGATGCCCTTCTCCCTCATCCTCCTCATCCTCCTCGCCGCCGCGACCGAGGAGGTGGCGAAATCGATCGGCATCATCGCCGTCCTCAGGGGGACGCCGGGCACTTTCACCTGGAAGAACCTCGTCCTTGCCGCCGTGGCGACAGGCGCCGGTTTCCTTATCGGCGAGAAACTTCTCCTCTTCGTGATGATCGCCCAGGTCACAGGATCGGTATTCGGCACCATCCTCTTCTCGGGCGTCGGCCTCCTCTGGGTACCCTTCCTCCTCCACGCGGGCGGGGCATTCATCCTCGGTGCGGCCGTCAAGGCCGGAGGGCGGCGCATGTACCTCCCCGGCCTCGTCATCGCCGCAGGCGTCCACGCCCTCTATAACCTCATCCTCATCGGAGGCGCAGTATGA